The region GGGCCCACCAGAGACGGCGTCGATCTGCACGCCGTCGGCGCCCGCATCCCCGAAACGCAGTATCGACATGGAGCGAAGATGAGCGCTACTCCCTCGGCCGAAGACGAAGCCTTGCGCGTGGCCGTGCGCACGGAAATCGCCGCCGCCTTCGATGGCCGCTTTCCCGACGGCGTGACGCTGGAGGTGGCAGACCGGCGCGTGACCGTGCGCGGTTGCGTCGAAGACATCGACACTGCGCAGCGCGTGGAAAAAGCCGCCGCTGTCAGTCCGGGCGTGCTGGGGGTGCATAACGCGCTGTCGACACGGCAGCCGCCACCGCCCGAACCCCCAGGCCAGCCGGCCGGCAGCGGCAGGCATGCCGATCCGGCCGAGAAGCCCGCCGGACAGGTCAACCACAAGGTCTGAGTCTGAGCGCCTGCCCGCAAATGCCAGCGCGCCGGAGGTTTTCTCCGGCGCACTGGTGCTGACGACTGAGGATCTCAGGCCCAGGGGTCATAGCGGTCGGCTTCCCAGTACGGCGAGATGCCGTAGTACTGGTGGATGCTGGTGGCCCATTGCGAATCAGCCATGGTGGGCCAGTGATCCTTGTCGAAGCCCGGCGCTGCCTTGAGGCGGTCTTTCTCGACGCCGAGCACGAAGCACTTGCGACGCGTGTCCAGCGTGAGCGCGGACCACGGCAGCGCGAACAGCTTTTCGCCGATGCCGAGGAATCCCCCCATGGCCAGCACGGCATAGGCGACGCGGCCGCCGAGCACGTCGATCATGATGTGGTCGATGGTGCCGATGTCGTCGCCGGCCGGGTCAACCACCTTGTTGCCCTCGAGCGTGTCGGCCGCCATCACGAACGGGCCGGGACCGGGGGAATTGCGGTCGATGCCGCCGACGATCGATGCGCCGTGCGGATGTTCGGCGCCGGGCGTTTCGGGTTGGACTGGGTTCATGGATACCTCCGTTTTGGCTGCGCGGGTAGCGGGTTGTGGCGGAATGAAATGCGCGGGCTCGCGCTAGCTGCGTTCGCGCGCGTCGGCCGGCACAGGCGGCACCAGCGGATCGAAGTCGGCCCAGCGGCCGTCGACCCACCGGCCCTCGGCGCGCTCGACATCCTTGGCACCGCCCTGGCGCAACACGGTCGCAACCGTGTCTACGGTGGCAGTGTCGGCGCTGGCCAGGTGCGCCGCCAGCACGACCCCGGCATTGCGCACCGGGGGCTGGCCGGTGCGCGGGTTGCGTCCGGCATGGCGCGCCAGCGCCAGCGCCCCGGCGAGCGAGCCCAGGTAGGCGCCCAGCCCGATCGCGAACACCAGCACCAGCAGCGACATCGGCGGGGTCGACCCCAGGGCCGCAACCAGCGCTGCGCCGAGCGCGGCGCCTGCCGCAGCGCCGAGCAGCACCCCGCTGATGGCACCCACGCCGGACTTGCGCGCACCGGCGTCCGCGGCGTGGTCGCCACCGATGGCAAAGGCGCCATGCTGCCCGGGCGGGTTCACATAGAAGAGGTTCAGGTCCTGGTCGGCAAACCCGTGCGCGCGTAGCCGGCTTGCCGCGGTTTCGGCGGTAGAGAAGCTGTCGAAGCGGCCAGCGATGATGGCGGACATGTTGGCTCCTTTTCGTTCATCGATGCGGTCGGACCCGCGGTGCGGCCGGTGGTGGCCGCGCCGCGGCGCCTGGACTCAAGGTGGACTAAAGGGCAGGCTCGCACCTCAGCGCTTGGCCGCCTTGCCCGGCTTGGCGGACTTGGCCGCGGTCCGGGTGGCAGCCTTGCTTCCGGCCGATGCCCCGGTCTTTGCCGCGGGCTTGGCCGCGCGCTTCGCGGCGGGCTTTGCTGCGGGCTTTGCTGCGGGCTTGGCGGCGGTCTTGGCGGCGGTCTTGGCCGAAGGGCTGGCGCCGGCGGTGCCGGACCGGGCCGTCGACTTCGCGGCGGTGCTGGTCGCCTTCCTGGCGGCCGGTTTTGCAGGCATGCCCGAGGTCTTCGCGCCCGCGGCTGCAGCGGGCTTCGCCGAGCGGCCGGATTCGGCGGCCGCCCCCTTGCGCTGGCCGGCCGGCTTCGCGCCAACCGGCTGTTCCTGGCTGCCTTCCTTGAGCTTCCAGTCGACGTCGTCGCGGGCGGTCTGCGTCTTCTTCTCGGCGTGCATGGCAGCGCTTGGCGAGATCGGATCGCTCGCGGGGAAGGTCATTTCCAGCGAATCGTCGACCGCGGCCTGATAGGTCTTGGTTTCCTTGCCGCGCGACCTGGTGCCCGCTGCCGGCTTGCCGGCCGAACCCTTGCCCGCGGACGGGCCGCTGCTGCGGGCTTCCGGCGACTTGCCGGCACGCGTGGATGGCGTGGCCCTGGTGGACTGCGCGGACCGCGTCGCGGTCGCGGACTTCGCCCGGGACGGCTTCTCTGCAACCTGCTCGGCCTGGGCGGACTTGCGGCTGGCGTTGGGCATGGTTGTTCCCTCCTTGGTTTGGGGTCTTTCATCCATGCAAGGGACGGGCCAGAAGCTTGCCTGACACCGGCGAGGGGGACAGGCGCGCCGCGCCCCGTGTGAACGCCGCCGTACCGCGGGCGCGCCGGGCCCCGGCGATGGCGCGGGGGGCAAGTGGTACGCGTAGCGTTGGCGCGGGCCTGGTAAAAACTACATCGGCCGCGGCCTCATGCTCCGGCGACGCGCATTGGAGAGGCAGCCTGTTCAGGGACGGCGCATATGGCGCGGGAACCTGACCGCAATACAGACGCTGACCTTGTCGCTGTCGCAGCCATCGCTCTCCGCGCTCAGCACCGCGCCATGCATTTCCACCATGCGGCGCGTCAGCAGCAGGGCGCTGCTTTGCCGGGACGGCGGCTCGCCGGCCTGAGGCGGGCGGCGCCCGAAGAAGTCCGTCAGCGCCGCCAGCCGGCTGGCACTGCGCTGGGAATCGAGCGACGGGCTTTCGGTAATGCGCAGCTTGACGTAGTCGGGCTCGCTGAACAGGTGCACGCTCACCGCGCCGCCCGCCGGCGCGCGCCAGATGCAATGCACCAGCAGGTGCCGCAGCAACGGCGCCAGCCGCGCGGCATCCCCGTCGACGCAGTACGCCGCGACGGCATCGGTCGCGCCTGGCGCGGTGACCGCAGCAGCGGCTGCCGGAGGAACCGGCCAAATCGACCCGTCCGCACTCAGCGCCGACAGCAGCACGCCGCGCGCCTCGGCCGCCTGTCGCCGGTCGGCAATGGCCTGGATGGCCAGCGCGCGTAGGTCCACTTGCTGCCAGCGCGGCGGGCTCTCGTCGGCAAGCAGCCGCACCGCCTCTTCCATTTCCTCGATCAGCGCCAGTTGCTGCTGCATGCCCGAGCGGATGCCGTCCAGCGCGCGCTGCGCCGGCGCCGGCGTGGTATCGAAGGCGCGGTCCAGCACATAGGCCCAGCTCTGGATGGCGTTCAGCGACGAGCGCAGGTCATGCGCGGATTGCTCGATCAGCGTGCTCACCTCCTGCACGCTGCGCACGGGCTCGGCACTGCCGCTGCTGCCGGCCAGCTGCGCGTTCGACGCCGGCGGATCGGGCGACTGCACGGAATGTGGCTCAGGGGTGCCCGGCAAGCCGGACGGCGGAATTCGCTGCGTCATGTGCGGATCGGCCGCAATGGCCAGTGGACATGGCAGGCCGGATCGGCCGTGAATGTTGCCCTGCCTCGAAGCAAGAAACGTGCTGCGCGCGCCCAAGCCGGCACCCGGCACGCCGCGCATGCCCGCCATCCCCGTGGTCTCAAGCGATAGCGCACGCCGTCATCCGGTTGCGGACGGACCCGAGTCGTTGCGCGAGGCGCGCAACCACTCTGGCAATTCGCCACGGGCGGCATAATCTTCCAGCCGGTTGTACAAAGTCTTCAGGCTGATGCCGAGGATTTCCGCGGCGTGCTTCTTGACCCCCGCGCACTGCTCGAGCGTGGCGAAGATCAGCTGGCGGTCGGCGTCGGCCAGCGACATGCCCACCGGCACCGACACCACCGCGGCGCCCGGCGCCTGCGTGGCCGCGACCTGCAGCGGCACCTGCACCTCGGTAATGAGGTCGTCGTCGGCCATGATGAAGGCGCGCTGGACGAAGTTGCGCAGTTCGCGCACGTTGCCGGGCCAGGCGTGCAGGCGCAGGCTGTCGAGCACATTGGGCGCGAAGCGGCGCTGCAAGCCCTGCTCCGCATTGAGCTGGTCCAGCATCATGTTGGCGATCTGGATCACGTCGTCGCCGCGCGCGCGCAGCGGCGGCAACTCCACCGGAAATACATTGAGGCGGTGGAACAGGTCGGCGCGCAGCTTGCCTTCGGCCACCGCTTCTTCGGGATTGCGGTTGGTGGCGGCCAGCACGCGCACATCCGCGTGGCATTCGCGGTTCGTGCCGACCCGCATGAAGGTGCCGGTCTCCAGCACCCGCAGCAGCTTGACCTGCAGCTCGGCCGGCATCTCGGTGATCTCGTCCAGGAACAGCGTGCCCCCGTCGGCGCGCTCGAAATAGCCCTTGTGCTGGCGGTCCGCGCCGGTAAAGCTGCCGCGCTCGTGGCCGAACATTTCGCTTTCGATCAGCGTGGGCGAGATCGCCCCGCAGTTGACCGCCAGGAAGGGCTGGCGCCGCCGCGCCGACAATTCGTGCACGGTCTGCGCGGCCAGCTCCTTGCCGGTGCCGCTTTCGCCGATCAGCAGCACGGTGGCCTCGGTGGGCGCGACGCGCGCCAGCTGGTCATAGACCGCCTGCATCACCTCGGAGCTGCCCATCAGGCGCCCGAAGCGCCCGTAGCGGCGCAGCTCGCCGCGCAGCGAGTGGATTTCGGCGCGCAGCTCGCCGGTGGTGGCCAGCCGCTTGAGCACGGTCTGCAGGCGCGCGACGTTGATGGGCTTGACGAGGTAGTCGGTGGCGCCGGCACGCAGCGCTTCGACCGCGCTTTCCACGCTGGCGTAGCCGGTAGTGAGGATGACCTCGACGCCGGAGGCGCCGACCTCCTCGAACAGCTCCATGCCATTGCCGTCGGGCAGGCGCAGGTCGGCCACGATGGCTTCCGGCATGCGCCAGCCGATCTGCAGCCGCGCTTCACGCAGCGTGCCAGCGGTGGCGGAGGTGAAGCCTTCCATGGCTACGATCTCGGCCAGGGCGGCGCATGCGTTTTCGTCGTCGTCGACAATCAGGATGTGGGGCATACGATCCGTCAGTGAGGCCTAATGGGAACTCAAGGCAACCCCTGGGCACTGCCTTCCGTTACCTCAGCGCCTGGCGGCGCCGAGACTGAGGAAATGCGCCGGCGCGCCTCATGCGTGGCGCGTACGGCAGCCATGGCAGGCACAGGAATGCATGGCCCTGAGCGCGGAATCGGGTCCGCGGGGGCGGGTCCACACTGCGTAATGCCAGTCTAAGCCCGGCCAGGCACGGTCGTTGCCGGTGTCCGTCTGACACAGCTGTCGGAACTTTCCGCGCAGGCGCGCGCCGCTATGGCAAGCCCCCACGCCAAAGGCTAGCATAGGAACTTCTTCGTACCACCCGTTACCTTCAACCCTCAATCGGCCGATATCGTGCCAGTGACCGCCAGCACTTCGCGGCGCACCAGCGCCGCCGCCGCTTCCAGCCACGCCGCCGGCCCTGCGCCGGGCAGCGAACCCGCGCCGCGCCGCGCCGTGCCGTCGCAGGTGTCGCTGCTGTGGGAGAGCACCTCCCCCGCGATGCAGCGCCTGCTGGCGCAGATCGAGCGCGTGGCGCCCACCGATGTCACCTTGCTGGCCGTCGGGGAAAGCGGCTCGGGCAAGGAAGTGGTGGCGCGGGCAGTGCATGAGCGCAGCACCCGTCGCAACGGCCCCTTCATTGCGGTCAATTGCGGCGCAATCCAGCCCACGTTGATCGAATCCGAGCTGTTCGGCCATGAAAAAGGCGGCTTTACCGGCGCGGTCGAGCAGAAGGCAGGCTACTTCGAGCAGGCCCAGGGCGGCACGCTGTTTCTGGACGAGGTCACCGAGATGCCGCTGGAGATGCAGATCAAGCTGCTGCGGGTGCTGGAAGGCCGCACCTTCCACCGCGTCGGCGGCGACACGCTGATCGCCACCGACGTGCGCATCCTGGCGGCCACCAACCGCGACCCGGTCGAGGCCGTGCGCAGCGGCCACCTGCGTGAAGACCTGCTGTATCGCCTGGCGGTATTCCCCTTGCATATCCCGCCGCTGCGCGAGCGGCCTGACGACATCGTGCCGCTGGCGCGCCACTTCCTGGCCGAATACAACGCCATGGAACGTACCGACAAGAGCTTTTCCGCAGGTTCGCTGGACCGCCTCGTGCGCTATGACTGGCCGGGCAATGTGCGCGAACTGAAGAACGCGGTCTACCGCGCCTTTATCCTCGCCGACAAGGTCGTCGAGATCGGCAATCCCAACCTGGCCACCCAGGCACCGCGACCCACCACGGTCGACGGCGTGGTCAATGTGCGCGTCGGCACCACGCTGGCAGACACCCAGCGCGAGATCATCATGGCCACGCTGGCGCGCTTCGACGGCGACAAGCGCCAGGCGGCGCGCGCCCTCGGCATCAGCCTGAAGACGCTCTACAACCGGCTCGACGCCTACCGCTCCTTGTGAGGCGCCGGGCCCGCGGGGCTTGCCGGCACCGGCTCGGCCAGGGCACGCGACAAGGCCTCGATCGACAGCGGCTTGGTCAGGTGCGCATGGAAGCCGGCCAGCCTGCTGCGGCGCTGGTCCTCGGCAGTGCCGCGTCCCGACAGCGCCAGGAACTGCACCGCGCGGCCGCGGAAATGCTCGCGCAGCACCGCCAGCACTTCATAGCCGGACATGTCCGGCATCTGCAGGTCCAGCAGCACGCAGTCCGGCCGGAACGCCAAGCCCACGCCGATTGCCTGCTGGCCGCTGTGCGCGGCCTGCGCGTTGTGGCCGAGCAGGGTCAGCAGCTCGGCCATGCTGTCGGCCGAGTCGGCATTGTCATCCACCACCAGGACGCGCCGGCGCGGCGCCTTGCCCGGCGGCGGGCTGGCCGGCTCGGGCGCACGCGCGGTGGCGCGCGGCAGGATCACGGTGAAGGTGCTGCCCTTGCCCACGCCCGCGCTGTCGGCCTGGATCGCGCCGCCATGCGCTTCGACGATGGCCTTGGCAAGGGCCAGGCCCACGCCCAGCCCGCTGCGGCTGCCGGCGTCGCCCTCCTGCGCGAACAGGTTGAAGATCCGGTCCAGCGCTGACGGCTCCAGCCCCCTGCCGGTATCCGACACCGCAGTGATCACGCGCGCCGGCTCGACGCTCACGCGCACGCTGACCGTACCGCCGCGTGGCGTGTACTTGGCCGCGTTGCTGAGCAGGTTCAGCAACACCTGGCCCAGCCGCGCGGCGTCGGCCCGCACATAGGGCGTAACCTCCGGCAGGGCCACCACCAGTTGCTGGCCCGCGGCTTCGAGTGTGGGGCGGATCGCTTCCAGGCAGGTGCTTACCACGTCGTTGTACGACGTCGGTGTCAGTTCCATCTTCATTTTGCCCGCCGTCACGCGACCCACGTCGAGCAGGTCGTTGACCAGCCGCTCGATCTGGCGCAGCTGGCGGTCGATGATCTCGGCGCAGCGGCGCACGCGCGGACCGGTGTCGGCGGCGAGTACGATGGCTTCGAGGGCATTGCGCACCGGGGCGAGCGGGTTGCGCAGTTCGTGGGCAAGGATGGCCAGGAAGGATTGCAGCCGGCGGTTGCCGGCATCGAGCGTTTCGAGGCGCAGCGCGTCGCTGAGGTCGCGCGCGGTCCACAGCAGGCCTTCGGGACACCCGGCCGCATCGCGCACCAGCACCATGCGGGTGGCGCAGCGTACCACCGAGCCGTCCTTGCGCGCGAGGCGTTCTTCGCCGGTCCACTGGCCGCAGGCCCGGGCGGCTTCCAGCGCGGCACGCGGGCGGCCCGCGGCAACGTCCTGGGGGGTATAGAGCCATGCCAGCGGCTGGCCCGCCGCCTCTTGCGCGGTGTGGCCGGCCAGCACCCGCGCGCCGGCGTTCCAGCTGCGGATGGTGCCGTCGAGGTCGAGTTCGCAGACGGCGGTGCAGGGCAGGTTCTCGGCCAGCAGCCGCAGCTTGTCGTCGGCCAGGCGGGCATGGTCGGCCGCGGCCTGCTGCACGGTGGTGTCGCGGCAGGACACGATAAAACCCGCGCCCGGCGCGCCATCGGGCAGGTCGGCCGCGTCAATGCGCCGCATCTCGCAGCTGGCGCGCAGCAGGCTGCCGTCGCGGCGCACGCGCCAGCCTTCGTCGCGCGCCTGGCCGTTGCGCGCAGCGGTCTCCAGCCAGTGTTGCGGCACGCCCGCGGCAACATCCTCGGGACGGTGCAGCCGCGATACATGGCTGCCAGCGATCTCCGCGGCACTGTAGCCGAACAGCCGGCGCGCCGGTTCCGGCCACGCCACGATCGCGCCATGCGCGTCGAGCTCGAACACCGCGCAATCCTGCACCGCGTCAAGCAGGCGGCGATATCGTTGCGCCAGTTGCAGGGCGTCACCCTCCGGCGCCAGGCCGGCGGACGGTTCCATGGGGGTCGAGCGCACTTCGGTTGCCGCTTGCAGCCCGGACATGATCACCTTCGATAGATGGGATTGACGGCGGCCTGGCCTGCGTGACACGCGACCATGGGCTCGCGCCGAGGCACAGCGCCGAATGCCCGCAGGAAGCGGGCATTCCAGTCAATGATAGGCGCTCGCGGCCCATGCGCCA is a window of Cupriavidus taiwanensis LMG 19424 DNA encoding:
- a CDS encoding BON domain-containing protein: MSATPSAEDEALRVAVRTEIAAAFDGRFPDGVTLEVADRRVTVRGCVEDIDTAQRVEKAAAVSPGVLGVHNALSTRQPPPPEPPGQPAGSGRHADPAEKPAGQVNHKV
- a CDS encoding PRC-barrel domain-containing protein is translated as MNPVQPETPGAEHPHGASIVGGIDRNSPGPGPFVMAADTLEGNKVVDPAGDDIGTIDHIMIDVLGGRVAYAVLAMGGFLGIGEKLFALPWSALTLDTRRKCFVLGVEKDRLKAAPGFDKDHWPTMADSQWATSIHQYYGISPYWEADRYDPWA
- a CDS encoding sensor histidine kinase: MTQRIPPSGLPGTPEPHSVQSPDPPASNAQLAGSSGSAEPVRSVQEVSTLIEQSAHDLRSSLNAIQSWAYVLDRAFDTTPAPAQRALDGIRSGMQQQLALIEEMEEAVRLLADESPPRWQQVDLRALAIQAIADRRQAAEARGVLLSALSADGSIWPVPPAAAAAVTAPGATDAVAAYCVDGDAARLAPLLRHLLVHCIWRAPAGGAVSVHLFSEPDYVKLRITESPSLDSQRSASRLAALTDFFGRRPPQAGEPPSRQSSALLLTRRMVEMHGAVLSAESDGCDSDKVSVCIAVRFPRHMRRP
- a CDS encoding sigma-54-dependent transcriptional regulator, giving the protein MPHILIVDDDENACAALAEIVAMEGFTSATAGTLREARLQIGWRMPEAIVADLRLPDGNGMELFEEVGASGVEVILTTGYASVESAVEALRAGATDYLVKPINVARLQTVLKRLATTGELRAEIHSLRGELRRYGRFGRLMGSSEVMQAVYDQLARVAPTEATVLLIGESGTGKELAAQTVHELSARRRQPFLAVNCGAISPTLIESEMFGHERGSFTGADRQHKGYFERADGGTLFLDEITEMPAELQVKLLRVLETGTFMRVGTNRECHADVRVLAATNRNPEEAVAEGKLRADLFHRLNVFPVELPPLRARGDDVIQIANMMLDQLNAEQGLQRRFAPNVLDSLRLHAWPGNVRELRNFVQRAFIMADDDLITEVQVPLQVAATQAPGAAVVSVPVGMSLADADRQLIFATLEQCAGVKKHAAEILGISLKTLYNRLEDYAARGELPEWLRASRNDSGPSATG
- a CDS encoding sigma-54 interaction domain-containing protein, coding for MPVTASTSRRTSAAAASSHAAGPAPGSEPAPRRAVPSQVSLLWESTSPAMQRLLAQIERVAPTDVTLLAVGESGSGKEVVARAVHERSTRRNGPFIAVNCGAIQPTLIESELFGHEKGGFTGAVEQKAGYFEQAQGGTLFLDEVTEMPLEMQIKLLRVLEGRTFHRVGGDTLIATDVRILAATNRDPVEAVRSGHLREDLLYRLAVFPLHIPPLRERPDDIVPLARHFLAEYNAMERTDKSFSAGSLDRLVRYDWPGNVRELKNAVYRAFILADKVVEIGNPNLATQAPRPTTVDGVVNVRVGTTLADTQREIIMATLARFDGDKRQAARALGISLKTLYNRLDAYRSL
- a CDS encoding hybrid sensor histidine kinase/response regulator — translated: MSGLQAATEVRSTPMEPSAGLAPEGDALQLAQRYRRLLDAVQDCAVFELDAHGAIVAWPEPARRLFGYSAAEIAGSHVSRLHRPEDVAAGVPQHWLETAARNGQARDEGWRVRRDGSLLRASCEMRRIDAADLPDGAPGAGFIVSCRDTTVQQAAADHARLADDKLRLLAENLPCTAVCELDLDGTIRSWNAGARVLAGHTAQEAAGQPLAWLYTPQDVAAGRPRAALEAARACGQWTGEERLARKDGSVVRCATRMVLVRDAAGCPEGLLWTARDLSDALRLETLDAGNRRLQSFLAILAHELRNPLAPVRNALEAIVLAADTGPRVRRCAEIIDRQLRQIERLVNDLLDVGRVTAGKMKMELTPTSYNDVVSTCLEAIRPTLEAAGQQLVVALPEVTPYVRADAARLGQVLLNLLSNAAKYTPRGGTVSVRVSVEPARVITAVSDTGRGLEPSALDRIFNLFAQEGDAGSRSGLGVGLALAKAIVEAHGGAIQADSAGVGKGSTFTVILPRATARAPEPASPPPGKAPRRRVLVVDDNADSADSMAELLTLLGHNAQAAHSGQQAIGVGLAFRPDCVLLDLQMPDMSGYEVLAVLREHFRGRAVQFLALSGRGTAEDQRRSRLAGFHAHLTKPLSIEALSRALAEPVPASPAGPAPHKER